The following proteins are co-located in the Ascaphus truei isolate aAscTru1 unplaced genomic scaffold, aAscTru1.hap1 HAP1_SCAFFOLD_591, whole genome shotgun sequence genome:
- the LOC142485408 gene encoding uncharacterized protein LOC142485408, which yields MRHFTMQNKEQQQCILNTQEIACIDAMSTLLQEGIQIEESSHLLDISQLSVYELDSSISSTNNHTNITSQPGRPLVLYREQSVDGSADLPSVRDTKIVHSPFSAKSTYFPYHSKGAFVETFYTMVLKDFEQMCLNTTSIRNRNLSKEENIALKELCSLNNLVIRQADKGGGIVLQDRTDYLSEAFRLLGDNTSYIILGQDPMESFQKKYKDLLTQALNMNVINKSEFGFLYIRFPRTPIFYHIPKIHKHISNPPGRPIVSGVESMTSSVSQYVDYFLQPLVTRLKSYLRDTLHVLDSISGIIWKPTYIWATCDITSLYTCIKHNKGLEAVKHFLNLDTSLGNTQSLFILQAITFILEHNYFLFEDIYYLQICGTAMGTRFAPSYANLYMGLWEELHVWGDADLGASLVYYGRYIDDIILIWDGDQELLEHKLQTFNNNDMDLKFTYNVNKNTIVFLDLELEAHLNGEIITKTHFKTVATNSYLHNNSNHYKRWLANIPRGQFLRIRRNCSSHSDFLAQGEILVERFLAKGYDKHIILYMRHFDR from the coding sequence ATGCGACATTTCACGATGCAAAACAAGGAACAACAACAATGTATACTTAACACACAGGAGATAGCTTGCATTGATGCAATGTCCACCCTGTTACAAGAAGGGATACAAATAGAGGAGTCATCACATTTGTTGGATATAAGTCAGCTATCCGTTTATGAGCTAGATAGTTCTATATCATCTACGAATAATCATACAAATATTACATCACAACCAGGAAGACCCCTAGTTTTATATAGAGAACAAAGTGTTGATGGATCCGCTGATCTCCCTTCAGTAAGAGATACCAAAATAGTCCACTCTCCTTTTTCTGCAAAGTCCACGTATTTTCCTTACCATTCAAAGGGAGCATTTGTTGAAACTTTTTACACCATGGTTCTTAAGGATTTTGAACAAATGTGTTTAAATACAACATCAATACGGAATAGAAATCTATCAAAAGAGGAGAACATCGCACTTAAGGAACTTTGTAGTCTAAACAACCTTGTCATTAGACAGGCGGATAAAGGAGGGGGCATAGTTCTGCAGGACAGAACAGATTACCTGTCAGAGGCTTTTAGACTCTTAGGCGACAATACCTCATATATCATTTTGGGGCAAGATCCTATGGAAAGTTTTCAAAAGAAGTATAAAGATCTTCTTACTCAGGCTCTAAATATGAATGTCATTAACAagtcagaatttggttttctttaCATACGGTTTCCAAGAACACCTATTTTTTACCACATTCCCAAGATACATAAACACATTTCCAACCCTCCTGGAAGACCCATTGTTtcaggggtggagtcgatgacatccagcgtgtcccaatacGTGGATTATTTTCTACAACCTTTAGTCACACGATTGAAATCGTATTTAAGAGACACGTTGCATGTCCTCGACTCCATCTCTGGAATCATTtggaaacccacatacatctgggcaacatgtgatATTACATCTTTGTATACTTGCATTAAACATAATAAAGGTTTAGAAGCagtaaaacattttcttaatttgGACACAAGTTTAGGCAACACACAATCCTTGTTTATTTTGCAGGCCATTACATTCATactagaacacaattattttttatttgaagacatttattatttgcagatctgtgggacggccatgggcacgagatttgcccccagttatgcgaacctctacatgggtttgtgggaggaactacatgtgtggggtgatgcagatctgggggcgagtcttgtgtactatggccgttacatagatgacatcatcctaATATGGGATGGTGATCAGGAACTCCTGGAACATAAACTGCAGACATTTAACAACAATGACATGGATCTGAAGTTTACTTACAATGTTAATAAGAACACGATTGTGTTTCTGGACTTAGAACTGGAGGCTCATTTAAATGGAGAAATCAtcaccaaaacacactttaaaacagtgGCCACCAATAGTTATCTACACAATAATAGCAACCATTACAAAAGATGGTTGGCcaatatccccaggggccaatttctcagaattaggaggaattgttcttcACATTCTGATTTTTTGGCCCAGGGGGAAATATTGGTTGAAAGATTTCTGGCCAAAGGTTATGACaaacacatcatactgtatatgagaCATTTCGACAGGTAG